A single genomic interval of Hafnia alvei harbors:
- a CDS encoding leucyl aminopeptidase family protein yields the protein MIKSQVISATSHDVLSSENSHLISFADSALLIQADINAALLSALQKDAVNSVADCAYGCAPFGRVTLLPKDHWLDSTTYKLHAALRPLLRKTTCPELVVDCSLWDTSESRHRAMLSSLLIFLFNLDYQLSDLGLKTHAEPTVRIKHISLCCRPQDQAAVEKIRRQAEASAIGMIAARRIADVPSDKCTPEFVVTEIEKIIAPYRTLRCEILEETQIERQGLGLLHAVGKGAANPPRLMVLRYEGRADGPFSAYVGKGITFDTGGLWLKGGEGMYTMKYDMCGAANVFGLLLAAAEMALPVRLIGVLALAENMIGPEAMRPGDVVTSYAGLSVEINNTDAEGRLVLADAIAYASKLTLDDQHPQYIIDMATLTGAVVKALGYDLSGLWSQDPELSHNLTQAGLHTRDEVWSLPLDTRFAPQVESAIADVCNTPTNNAAISTSAAYFLSRFCPAEIPWAHLDISGTALWRESGRSVASGRPIPLLMQHLIEDLEK from the coding sequence ATGATTAAGTCTCAGGTAATCAGCGCTACATCACATGACGTATTATCGAGTGAAAATAGCCATCTTATTTCCTTTGCTGACAGCGCGCTGTTAATACAAGCCGATATCAATGCGGCGCTATTATCGGCTCTACAAAAAGACGCAGTAAACTCCGTTGCCGACTGTGCCTACGGCTGCGCCCCCTTTGGTCGAGTGACCTTATTACCAAAGGATCACTGGTTAGATTCGACAACCTATAAGCTCCACGCCGCACTGCGCCCCCTATTACGCAAAACGACATGCCCTGAACTGGTTGTTGATTGCAGTCTATGGGACACAAGCGAAAGCAGGCACCGCGCCATGCTCTCTTCATTGCTGATCTTCTTGTTTAATCTGGATTATCAACTGAGCGATTTAGGGCTCAAAACGCATGCAGAGCCTACGGTTCGGATTAAACACATCTCCCTTTGCTGTCGGCCACAAGATCAAGCCGCGGTGGAGAAAATACGCCGTCAGGCTGAAGCATCCGCCATTGGCATGATCGCCGCTCGCCGTATCGCAGACGTTCCCAGCGATAAATGCACACCTGAATTTGTGGTAACGGAAATTGAGAAAATCATCGCGCCGTATCGAACATTGCGCTGTGAGATTTTGGAAGAAACACAGATTGAGCGCCAAGGCTTAGGCCTGTTGCATGCCGTGGGTAAAGGCGCAGCCAACCCGCCACGCTTAATGGTTCTACGCTATGAAGGCCGCGCCGATGGGCCATTCAGCGCCTACGTGGGCAAGGGAATTACCTTCGATACCGGAGGGCTATGGCTCAAAGGCGGCGAAGGCATGTATACCATGAAATATGACATGTGCGGTGCCGCCAACGTCTTTGGCTTACTACTCGCAGCCGCCGAAATGGCGCTTCCAGTACGCTTGATTGGCGTGTTGGCGCTAGCTGAAAATATGATCGGCCCAGAAGCCATGCGGCCAGGTGACGTTGTCACAAGCTATGCGGGCCTTAGCGTTGAAATTAACAACACCGACGCAGAAGGACGACTGGTTTTAGCCGACGCCATTGCCTATGCCAGCAAACTCACCTTAGACGATCAGCATCCGCAGTACATCATCGATATGGCAACGCTAACCGGTGCCGTCGTCAAAGCTTTGGGCTATGACCTCAGCGGATTATGGAGCCAAGATCCCGAACTCAGTCACAACCTCACGCAAGCCGGACTGCACACTCGCGATGAAGTGTGGTCGTTGCCACTCGACACACGCTTTGCGCCACAGGTTGAAAGCGCCATTGCCGATGTTTGCAACACCCCGACCAACAACGCCGCCATCAGCACGTCGGCGGCTTATTTTCTAAGCCGCTTCTGCCCAGCAGAGATCCCTTGGGCACATCTCGACATTAGTGGAACCGCGCTGTGGCGCGAAAGTGGCCGTAGCGTCGCCTCTGGACGCCCTATCCCTCTTTTAATGCAGCATTTGATAGAAGATTTGGAGAAATAA
- a CDS encoding PTS sugar transporter subunit IIB, protein MKKILLVCDLGMSTSLMVKKMLESAKARGIDAEICAKSVRDYKTCAADFDVALLGPQIRYKLPECEKIAQEHGKKIACIDMMAYGTMKGDKVLDQALALIEEA, encoded by the coding sequence ATGAAAAAAATTCTGTTGGTTTGTGATCTTGGTATGTCGACCAGTTTGATGGTTAAGAAAATGCTGGAGTCTGCCAAAGCACGCGGCATCGACGCTGAAATTTGTGCAAAATCAGTACGTGATTATAAAACCTGTGCTGCCGATTTTGACGTTGCCTTATTAGGGCCGCAGATCCGCTACAAGCTGCCTGAATGCGAAAAAATCGCTCAGGAGCACGGCAAGAAAATCGCCTGTATCGATATGATGGCCTACGGCACCATGAAAGGCGATAAGGTGCTCGATCAGGCATTAGCGTTGATTGAAGAGGCTTAA
- the purT gene encoding formate-dependent phosphoribosylglycinamide formyltransferase codes for MLSIGTALRPHATRVMLLGSGELGKEVAIECQRLGIEVIAVDRYADAPAMQVAHRSYVLNMLDAEALKELVERERPDFIVPEIEAIATSMLVALENDGQKVVPCARATQLTMNREGIRRLAAETLKLPTSPYCFAETETEFNAATQEIGLPCIIKPVMSSSGKGQSLIRHVDEMASAWQYAQLGGRSGQGKVIVEGLVKFDFEITLLTINACDGLHFCAPIGHRQQDGDYRESWQPQAMSDIALAKAQEIAGKVVLALGGYGLFGVELFVCGDDVIFSEVSPRPHDTGMVTLISQDLSEFALHVRAFLGLPIGNIRQFGPSASAVILPRLHSNDVVFENVKQALQSQTQIRLFGKPEIDGTRRLGVALAYEETVDKAIALAKQVSGGVVVKG; via the coding sequence ATGTTGTCGATTGGAACTGCACTCCGCCCACATGCCACTCGCGTCATGCTTTTAGGGTCCGGTGAATTAGGTAAAGAAGTGGCTATCGAATGCCAACGTTTAGGCATTGAGGTTATCGCCGTCGATCGCTATGCCGATGCGCCGGCCATGCAGGTTGCCCATCGTAGCTATGTGTTAAACATGTTAGACGCTGAGGCCCTAAAAGAGCTGGTCGAGCGTGAACGCCCTGACTTTATCGTGCCAGAAATTGAAGCTATCGCCACATCAATGCTGGTTGCGTTGGAAAATGACGGGCAAAAAGTCGTTCCTTGTGCGCGAGCGACGCAGCTCACCATGAACCGCGAAGGCATTCGTCGTCTGGCCGCTGAAACACTAAAATTGCCCACCTCTCCTTATTGTTTTGCCGAAACAGAGACGGAGTTCAACGCTGCTACGCAAGAAATTGGTCTGCCATGCATTATCAAACCCGTCATGAGCTCATCCGGCAAAGGCCAAAGTTTGATTCGCCATGTCGATGAAATGGCTAGCGCGTGGCAATATGCGCAGTTAGGTGGCCGCTCGGGTCAAGGGAAAGTGATTGTTGAAGGTCTGGTGAAATTTGATTTTGAGATCACCTTACTCACCATTAATGCCTGTGACGGATTACATTTTTGTGCGCCAATTGGTCATCGTCAGCAAGACGGCGACTACCGTGAATCATGGCAACCTCAGGCGATGAGCGACATCGCGCTAGCTAAAGCTCAGGAGATCGCCGGTAAAGTCGTTCTGGCTCTGGGTGGCTATGGGCTATTTGGCGTTGAGTTATTTGTTTGTGGCGACGATGTCATCTTCAGCGAAGTATCACCACGCCCGCACGATACAGGTATGGTGACGCTGATTTCTCAGGACCTGTCAGAGTTTGCACTGCACGTTCGCGCATTTCTTGGTTTACCTATCGGTAATATTCGCCAATTTGGCCCAAGCGCCTCTGCGGTGATCCTGCCACGTTTGCACAGCAACGACGTTGTTTTCGAGAACGTGAAACAAGCATTACAATCGCAAACGCAGATAAGATTATTTGGCAAACCAGAAATCGATGGCACCCGCCGTTTAGGCGTGGCGTTAGCATATGAAGAGACGGTTGATAAAGCGATTGCGCTGGCCAAGCAAGTCAGCGGCGGTGTGGTAGTGAAAGGATAG
- a CDS encoding YoaH family protein — protein sequence MNSGMPALSHTEQQEAADRIHKLMEQGMSSGEAIALVAAEIRANHTGAHIQVSFDDEDENENESQNQNQNEE from the coding sequence ATGAACAGCGGAATGCCAGCGTTATCACATACAGAACAGCAAGAGGCTGCCGATCGCATTCACAAATTGATGGAGCAGGGTATGAGCAGCGGCGAAGCCATTGCTCTGGTTGCGGCGGAAATTCGCGCCAACCATACCGGCGCACATATCCAAGTCTCATTTGATGACGAAGATGAAAATGAAAACGAAAGCCAAAACCAAAACCAAAACGAAGAATAG
- a CDS encoding N(4)-(beta-N-acetylglucosaminyl)-L-asparaginase, translating to MWGMIATWRMALEGITHASTLLANGEKSAKAVVNAVADVEDFPFYKSVGYGGLPSENGEVELDAAFMDGDTLAFGAVGNLVDIANPIRVAHALSRERFNSVLVGVGAREWALSQGFTEKTMLTERAMQHYRKRCRETIDRGLSPYDGHDTVGMIGLDTRGSMSVATSTSGLFMKRRGRLGDSPIIGSGFYCDSQIGAATATGVGEDLMKGCTSYEIVRRMEGGMTPQNAADSVIFELEDKLMARFGRVGDLSVVCMNKLGEFGVSTNIKTFSFVVATRDLPPTVYLAERQSDRTHYVPADEAWMNDYAARIRAPIGEPQYD from the coding sequence ATGTGGGGAATGATCGCGACATGGCGCATGGCGCTAGAAGGCATCACACACGCCAGCACCCTGCTGGCGAATGGGGAAAAGTCAGCCAAAGCCGTGGTCAATGCCGTTGCCGACGTTGAGGATTTTCCATTTTATAAATCCGTCGGCTATGGCGGTTTGCCAAGCGAAAACGGTGAAGTTGAATTAGACGCCGCCTTTATGGATGGCGATACCTTAGCGTTCGGCGCCGTGGGTAACCTGGTCGATATCGCTAATCCGATTCGCGTAGCTCATGCCCTGAGTCGAGAGCGATTCAACAGTGTGCTGGTGGGCGTTGGCGCCCGTGAGTGGGCGCTGAGTCAGGGATTCACCGAAAAAACCATGCTAACTGAGCGAGCGATGCAACACTACCGCAAGCGCTGTCGCGAAACCATCGATCGGGGACTAAGCCCCTACGATGGCCATGACACCGTCGGCATGATTGGCCTAGATACCCGCGGTTCGATGAGCGTGGCAACGTCCACCAGCGGTTTATTCATGAAACGTCGCGGCAGGCTGGGTGATTCCCCTATCATCGGCTCTGGATTCTATTGTGATAGCCAAATCGGTGCGGCAACCGCCACCGGCGTTGGCGAAGATTTGATGAAAGGCTGCACCAGCTACGAGATCGTACGACGTATGGAAGGCGGAATGACACCACAGAATGCCGCCGACTCGGTGATATTTGAGCTTGAAGACAAACTCATGGCGCGCTTTGGCCGCGTGGGGGATTTGTCAGTGGTTTGCATGAATAAACTGGGTGAATTTGGTGTCTCTACCAATATCAAAACATTTTCATTTGTTGTCGCCACCCGCGATCTTCCTCCTACCGTTTACCTCGCCGAGCGTCAATCCGACCGCACCCACTATGTCCCTGCCGATGAAGCTTGGATGAATGACTATGCGGCGCGGATCCGCGCACCTATCGGAGAACCTCAATATGATTAA
- the sdaA gene encoding L-serine ammonia-lyase has translation MISVFDMFKIGIGPSSSHTVGPMKAGKQFVDDLIDKGLLPSVTRISVDVYGSLSLTGKGHHTDIAIIMGLAGNMPDTVDIDAIPGFIRDVEQRQRLLLAHGQHEVDFPREGGMNFRSDNLSLHENGMQIHAFAGEKLLYSKTYYSIGGGFIVDEEHFGKDSAGGVTVPYPFHSAQELLDHCKETGLSISGLVMQNELALHTKDEVYAYFGDVWATMQACIDRGLNTEGLLPGPLRVPRRASALRRMLVTTDKYDKDPMTVIDWVNMFALAVNEENAAGGRVVTAPTNGACGIVPAVLAYYDHFIEPVTPDVFVRYFLASGAVGALYKMNASISGAEVGCQGEVGVACSMAAAGLTELMGGSPEQVCIAAEIGMEHNLGLTCDPVAGQVQVPCIERNAIASVKAINSSRMALQRTSEPRVSLDKVIETMYETGKDMNAKYRETSRGGLAIKVQCD, from the coding sequence GTGATTAGCGTTTTCGACATGTTTAAGATCGGTATCGGCCCTTCCAGTTCACATACCGTGGGCCCGATGAAAGCCGGCAAACAGTTTGTCGACGATCTGATTGATAAAGGGTTGCTACCTTCTGTCACGCGCATTTCCGTCGATGTTTATGGCTCACTCTCCCTTACAGGTAAAGGCCATCATACTGATATTGCTATCATCATGGGACTCGCAGGCAACATGCCTGATACCGTGGATATCGATGCAATTCCGGGTTTTATTCGCGACGTAGAGCAACGTCAGCGCCTGCTGTTGGCTCATGGCCAGCATGAGGTTGATTTCCCACGCGAAGGCGGGATGAACTTCCGTAGCGATAACCTATCGCTGCATGAAAACGGCATGCAAATCCATGCATTTGCCGGCGAAAAATTGCTGTATAGCAAAACTTATTATTCTATCGGCGGCGGCTTCATCGTTGACGAAGAGCACTTTGGTAAAGATAGCGCGGGCGGCGTGACGGTGCCTTACCCGTTCCACTCCGCGCAGGAGCTGCTGGATCATTGCAAAGAGACCGGGCTGTCTATTAGCGGCCTCGTTATGCAAAACGAACTCGCTCTGCATACCAAAGATGAAGTTTATGCCTATTTTGGCGACGTGTGGGCAACCATGCAGGCCTGTATCGACCGTGGTCTAAATACTGAAGGCCTTCTGCCTGGGCCACTGCGTGTACCGCGCCGTGCATCGGCATTACGCCGTATGCTCGTCACCACCGACAAATACGATAAAGATCCGATGACGGTGATCGACTGGGTGAACATGTTTGCCTTAGCGGTTAACGAAGAAAACGCCGCCGGTGGCCGTGTCGTTACTGCGCCAACCAACGGTGCCTGTGGCATCGTTCCTGCGGTACTGGCCTACTATGACCACTTTATCGAACCCGTTACACCCGACGTTTTCGTGCGCTACTTCTTGGCTTCCGGCGCAGTTGGCGCACTGTACAAAATGAATGCGTCAATCTCCGGTGCTGAAGTGGGTTGTCAGGGTGAAGTGGGTGTAGCCTGTTCGATGGCGGCAGCGGGTCTGACTGAACTGATGGGCGGCAGCCCTGAGCAAGTTTGTATCGCGGCAGAAATTGGCATGGAGCACAATCTGGGCTTAACCTGCGACCCCGTTGCGGGTCAGGTACAAGTACCTTGCATTGAGCGTAATGCCATTGCCTCGGTGAAAGCCATCAACTCTTCACGTATGGCGCTGCAGCGCACCTCAGAACCGCGTGTTTCGTTGGATAAAGTCATCGAAACTATGTACGAAACCGGTAAAGATATGAACGCGAAATATCGTGAAACTTCGCGTGGCGGCTTGGCGATTAAAGTTCAGTGTGATTAA
- a CDS encoding CoA pyrophosphatase, whose translation MMKLSPELTEFVARFQLQAPIQTSEGHNLRQAAVLIPIVNRPQPTLLLTQRSSHLRKHAGQVAFPGGAADATDSSLIATALREAQEEIALSPECVHILGQLPAVDSITGFRVTPVVGLLPPNITPIASEDEVSAVFEMPLREALALSRYHPLDIHRSGHSHRVYLSWYEHFFVWGMTAAIIRRLAQQIHI comes from the coding sequence ATGATGAAGCTCTCTCCTGAACTCACCGAGTTTGTAGCTCGCTTTCAGCTTCAAGCGCCGATCCAAACTAGCGAAGGGCACAATCTGCGCCAAGCCGCCGTGCTAATCCCTATCGTTAATCGCCCACAGCCGACGCTATTACTCACTCAGCGCTCGAGCCATCTGCGCAAACATGCTGGGCAGGTTGCCTTTCCGGGAGGAGCCGCCGATGCGACCGATAGCTCTTTAATTGCTACGGCGTTACGCGAGGCTCAGGAGGAAATCGCGTTATCTCCTGAGTGCGTTCACATTCTCGGACAGCTACCGGCGGTAGATAGCATTACCGGTTTTCGGGTAACTCCCGTTGTCGGACTCCTGCCTCCTAATATCACTCCTATCGCCAGCGAAGATGAAGTTTCTGCCGTCTTTGAAATGCCACTGCGGGAAGCGCTCGCCCTCTCCCGCTATCACCCGCTAGATATCCACCGAAGTGGGCATAGCCATCGGGTCTATCTGTCTTGGTATGAGCATTTTTTTGTTTGGGGTATGACGGCCGCGATTATTCGCCGACTGGCTCAACAGATCCATATTTAG
- the cfa gene encoding cyclopropane fatty acyl phospholipid synthase: protein MSSTCVVETELKEDHWYRIAKEMLSQAGITINGTRPQDIRVKNPEFFHRVLQEGSLGLGESYMDGWWECDRLDIFFQDILAAELDAHLPKHFSDIVRIASARIFNYQTRKRAWIVGKEHYDLGNDLFSRMLDPYMQYSCAYWKDAETLEQAQQAKLRMICEKLQLKPGMTLLDIGCGWGGLSQFAAQEYGVSVKGVTISAEQQKMAQERCAGLDVEILLQDYRDINERFDRIVSVGMFEHVGPKNYRTYFEVVARNLKADGLFLLHTIGSNQTDLNVDPWINKYIFPNGCLPSVAHIASKSEDLFVLEDWHNFGVDYDRTLMAWFESFQKSWPEIKDNYSDRFYRMFTYYLNACAGAFRARNIQLWQVLLSPKGVEGGIRVPR from the coding sequence ATGAGTTCGACGTGTGTTGTTGAGACTGAATTAAAAGAAGACCATTGGTACCGAATTGCAAAGGAAATGTTAAGCCAGGCCGGCATTACAATAAACGGAACTCGGCCGCAGGATATTCGCGTCAAAAACCCAGAGTTCTTCCATCGTGTGCTGCAAGAGGGGTCGTTGGGTCTTGGTGAGAGCTATATGGACGGTTGGTGGGAGTGTGATCGTTTAGATATCTTTTTCCAAGATATTTTGGCCGCTGAACTTGATGCGCATTTGCCGAAACATTTCAGCGATATCGTGCGCATTGCGTCGGCTCGCATTTTCAATTATCAAACCCGGAAACGCGCATGGATCGTGGGGAAAGAGCACTACGATCTGGGTAACGACCTGTTTAGCCGAATGCTCGATCCGTATATGCAATATTCCTGCGCTTATTGGAAAGATGCAGAAACGTTGGAGCAGGCCCAGCAGGCAAAATTGCGAATGATCTGTGAAAAGCTGCAGTTGAAACCGGGAATGACCTTGCTAGACATTGGTTGTGGTTGGGGAGGCTTGTCACAGTTTGCGGCGCAAGAGTACGGCGTGTCTGTAAAGGGGGTGACGATTTCCGCTGAGCAGCAAAAGATGGCGCAAGAGCGCTGCGCAGGCTTAGATGTTGAGATTTTGCTACAAGACTATCGTGACATAAACGAAAGATTTGACCGCATTGTTTCCGTTGGAATGTTTGAGCACGTAGGCCCGAAAAACTATCGAACCTATTTCGAAGTCGTGGCACGCAATCTAAAAGCTGATGGGCTTTTCTTGCTCCATACCATTGGTTCTAATCAAACTGACCTGAACGTTGACCCGTGGATCAATAAGTACATCTTCCCAAATGGTTGTTTGCCATCCGTTGCGCACATTGCCTCAAAAAGTGAGGATTTGTTCGTGCTGGAAGATTGGCATAATTTTGGTGTTGATTATGACCGTACATTGATGGCTTGGTTTGAGTCCTTCCAGAAAAGCTGGCCGGAGATTAAAGACAACTATAGCGATCGCTTCTATCGCATGTTCACTTATTATTTAAATGCATGCGCTGGGGCATTTCGGGCAAGAAACATCCAACTTTGGCAGGTACTTCTGAGCCCTAAAGGCGTGGAAGGTGGAATTCGCGTTCCCCGCTGA
- the celB gene encoding PTS cellobiose transporter subunit IIC: MSNVLGFLEAKLMPLAAKAAQQRHLCAIRGAYVSFMPFIIVGSVLLIISSFPSQSYQQFMTGMFGATWSNIVEIPFNAVFSTMSLFISFLVAYRLAEHYEEDRVSCGILALVSFLILTPFIKVEALGNITVVPTEWIGSKGLFVAMIGSLLWTELFCFLKRKKLVIKMPEGVPPAVQESFAALIPALVVIVLVLAIRIVFEHTHYETIHQFIYQVVATPVRHFGTSYVGALLTVLSITILWSVGINSGSMVNGIIRPLWMENQTDNIAAIQAGVTPPHIITEQFFDMVWMGGAGATLSLVIAMLFFARSKSMREVARLGAGASVFNINEPILFGLPIIMNPIMLIPFNLVPLVLVTVQYIAMKIGMVAVTTGVFIPWTLPPVISGFIVTGHISGSLMQIVNLLIGAMLYLPFLRILDKQYCVAEKQ; this comes from the coding sequence ATGAGCAACGTTTTAGGATTTCTTGAGGCGAAACTGATGCCACTGGCGGCCAAAGCGGCGCAGCAGCGGCATCTGTGTGCGATACGTGGCGCCTACGTTTCATTCATGCCATTTATCATTGTCGGCTCCGTTTTACTGATTATTTCGTCATTTCCCAGCCAAAGTTATCAGCAGTTTATGACCGGCATGTTTGGCGCAACGTGGAGCAATATCGTTGAAATACCGTTTAACGCCGTCTTCTCTACCATGTCGCTGTTCATCAGTTTTTTAGTCGCCTATCGGCTAGCGGAACACTATGAAGAAGACCGGGTGTCTTGCGGCATTTTGGCGCTGGTTTCTTTTCTGATCCTGACGCCTTTTATTAAGGTAGAGGCGCTCGGCAATATTACCGTGGTTCCCACCGAGTGGATCGGCAGTAAGGGGCTGTTTGTCGCTATGATCGGCTCGCTGTTATGGACCGAGCTATTTTGCTTTTTAAAGCGTAAAAAACTGGTTATCAAAATGCCGGAAGGTGTGCCACCGGCGGTACAGGAGTCCTTCGCTGCATTAATACCAGCGCTGGTTGTGATCGTACTGGTGTTAGCCATTCGCATCGTTTTCGAACATACGCATTACGAAACCATTCATCAGTTCATCTATCAAGTGGTTGCCACACCGGTGCGCCATTTTGGCACCTCCTATGTTGGCGCGCTGCTCACGGTGTTATCGATCACCATTCTATGGTCGGTTGGGATTAACTCCGGTTCAATGGTGAACGGAATTATTCGTCCACTATGGATGGAAAATCAAACCGACAACATTGCGGCCATTCAGGCAGGTGTTACACCGCCGCACATTATTACCGAGCAATTTTTCGACATGGTCTGGATGGGGGGCGCGGGGGCTACGCTCTCGCTGGTCATCGCTATGCTCTTTTTTGCCCGTAGCAAAAGTATGCGTGAGGTTGCCCGCCTAGGCGCTGGCGCATCGGTATTTAATATCAACGAACCTATCCTGTTTGGCCTGCCTATCATCATGAATCCGATCATGCTGATCCCGTTTAACTTAGTTCCATTGGTTCTAGTGACCGTTCAATACATCGCCATGAAAATCGGCATGGTTGCCGTCACCACCGGCGTATTTATTCCATGGACTCTACCACCGGTCATCAGCGGGTTTATCGTCACCGGCCATATCAGCGGTAGCTTGATGCAAATCGTCAACCTGCTGATTGGAGCCATGCTGTATCTGCCCTTCCTGCGCATTCTGGATAAACAATATTGCGTTGCTGAAAAACAATAG
- the pabB gene encoding aminodeoxychorismate synthase component 1, which produces MTAITSSPAALSRIDLDYTPDAMLHYFAPLAQQPWAMLLYSGGANHPHNRFDILVAEPVLTLTTRDHQTAIAENGNIRYSEQDPLRLVQAELSRLLPAMSEQADTPFCGGAVGLWGYDLGRRFETLPEQANADLSTPDMAVGIYDWALIADHRLKRLTLIVHGDAQARLAWLTAQVETPQPSPFQLTSSWQANLTQEEYSQRFARIHDYLRAGDCYQINLTQRFSAGYKGDEWQAFLRLNEQNKAPFSAFVRLPESAILSVSPERFLQLKQKHISTRPIKGTLPRLADPAADKLQAQKLANSRKDQAENLMIVDLMRNDVGRVAQPGSVRVPELFVVEPFPAVHHLVSTITATLPNNLTATDLLRACFPGGSITGAPKIRAMQIIEELEPQRRNVYCGSIGYISCCGNMDTSITIRTLLAENGKIHCWAGGGIVADSQVEAEYQETFDKVGKILPILGDVEVPA; this is translated from the coding sequence ATGACTGCCATAACCTCGTCACCTGCTGCATTGTCACGTATTGATTTAGACTACACTCCGGATGCCATGCTGCATTATTTCGCTCCGCTCGCCCAGCAACCTTGGGCAATGCTGTTGTATTCAGGCGGCGCTAATCATCCCCATAATCGGTTTGATATTTTAGTCGCCGAACCTGTGCTTACCTTAACCACACGTGACCATCAAACCGCTATTGCCGAAAACGGCAATATTCGTTATAGCGAGCAAGACCCTCTGCGCTTAGTTCAAGCAGAATTATCGCGTTTGCTGCCAGCGATGTCGGAACAAGCCGATACCCCGTTTTGCGGCGGTGCCGTTGGCCTATGGGGCTACGACCTTGGGCGACGTTTTGAAACCTTGCCTGAACAAGCTAATGCCGACTTATCAACGCCTGATATGGCAGTAGGAATTTATGATTGGGCATTAATCGCCGACCACAGGTTAAAACGCTTAACCTTAATCGTTCATGGCGATGCCCAAGCACGCCTCGCATGGTTGACTGCGCAGGTAGAAACACCGCAGCCTTCTCCCTTCCAATTAACCTCCTCTTGGCAAGCCAATTTAACTCAGGAAGAATATAGCCAGCGATTTGCCCGCATTCACGACTATCTGCGTGCGGGCGACTGCTATCAGATTAATTTGACCCAACGCTTTAGCGCTGGCTATAAAGGCGATGAATGGCAGGCTTTTTTACGTTTAAATGAGCAAAACAAAGCGCCTTTTTCAGCGTTTGTGCGCTTACCAGAAAGCGCGATTTTGAGCGTATCCCCTGAGCGTTTTTTACAGCTTAAACAAAAACATATCTCAACGCGTCCCATCAAGGGCACGCTGCCGCGCTTAGCCGACCCTGCTGCCGACAAATTACAGGCGCAGAAGCTGGCCAATTCCCGTAAGGATCAGGCTGAAAACCTGATGATTGTCGATCTCATGCGCAATGATGTTGGCCGAGTTGCCCAACCGGGCAGTGTGCGCGTCCCCGAACTCTTTGTCGTCGAGCCCTTCCCCGCGGTACATCATTTGGTGAGCACCATCACCGCCACGCTGCCAAACAATCTCACGGCAACCGATTTGCTTCGCGCATGTTTCCCCGGTGGTTCAATCACCGGAGCGCCCAAAATTCGCGCCATGCAGATAATTGAAGAATTAGAACCTCAGCGACGTAATGTCTACTGCGGCAGCATTGGCTATATTAGCTGCTGCGGGAATATGGATACCAGTATCACCATACGTACGCTGCTAGCTGAGAATGGCAAAATACACTGCTGGGCCGGCGGTGGCATTGTCGCTGACAGTCAGGTCGAGGCGGAATATCAGGAAACCTTCGATAAAGTGGGAAAAATATTGCCGATCCTTGGTGACGTTGAGGTGCCTGCATGA
- a CDS encoding PTS lactose/cellobiose transporter subunit IIA — protein MDLENEVMELIANSGYARSLVFQAIRCAREEKDFAQAETYMQQAQEALSSAHHVQTKLIEMDEGTGKIPVHLVMVHAQDHLMNAIMLMELGREIIALHQQFVH, from the coding sequence ATGGATCTTGAAAATGAAGTGATGGAGCTCATTGCCAACTCAGGCTATGCACGTAGCTTAGTCTTCCAAGCTATCCGCTGCGCACGTGAAGAAAAAGATTTTGCTCAGGCCGAAACTTACATGCAGCAGGCGCAAGAAGCGTTATCTTCAGCTCATCATGTGCAAACCAAACTGATCGAAATGGATGAGGGAACAGGAAAAATCCCAGTACATTTAGTCATGGTTCACGCACAGGATCATCTGATGAATGCCATTATGCTAATGGAATTAGGCCGCGAAATTATCGCTCTGCACCAACAATTCGTTCACTAA